The DNA sequence GACGGCATGTCGCTGTGGCGCGAGAAGCTCTTCGCCAACATGCACCGCAACGCAGCCGCCGCGGCGGACTTCCTCAACCTGCCGACGAACCGGGTGGTGGAGCTGGGCTCCAAGGTCGAGATCTGACCAGCAGGAGCGCCGCCAGCGCACCACAGACGGTGCCGCTGGCGTGTGCGAGGGGCGCCACCGCGATGTCCCAGCCGGGCGGCGTGACCAGCGTGTGCGCCCAGGCCCGCTCGCCCAGCACCTTCGCGCACAGCCCCGCCAGCAGCAGCGCGCCGAGCACCCGGTCGCGCCGCAGCGCAGCATCCCGCACCAGCGCCACCGCCGCCACCGCCACCCCCGCGTGCAGCACGCCGGACAGACCGCCGTAACGCAGCAGGTCCGGCGCCAGCAGCAAGCCCAGGTGCGTCAGTGGCCAGGCCAGCGCCCAGGCCCAGGCGGCCTCGCGCGGCAACCGCGCCACCCAGCCCAGCAGCAGCAGCAGCGCGGCACCGGCCAGATTGGCCAGCAGGTGCCGCGTGCTCAGGTGCACCCAGGCGGCGCTCCACCAGCGCCACGGCTCGCTCCACACCAGCGCAGGCACCCAGGCCAGCGCCATCCGGGCCAGCCCGGGCCGCAGCGCGATCAGCAGGCTCGGCACCACCAGCAACAGCCCCACGCCCAGCCAGGCGTGGTGGCGGCACAGCATCAGCCGAACACGGCGCGCCACAGCGCCAGCACGGCCTCGCGGTGGGCCTTCATCGGCCCGAGTTCGGCCATGTCGATCTGCGTGGGCGCTTCGTCCAGCCTGGCCCGGTGCTGCACGCGGCGCTGCTCGCGGTAGGCATCGGCGGCGGCGAACCCCACCCCGGCGGGCAGCAGGCCGGCCTGCTCGGCACGCTGCAGCAGCGCGATGTTGCCGGCGTTGTCCTGCAACGCCGGATGCGCGGCGCTGTGCGCCAGCACCAGCCACTGCACGGCAAACTCCGCGTCCATCATCCCGCCGCGGCTGTGCTTGACGTCGAAGCGGGTCGGCCGCACCGGGTGGGCTTCGCGCACCCGCTCGCGCATGGTGGCGATCTCGCGCTTGAGGGCCTCCAGGTCGCGCGGCGCGGTCAGCACGGCGCGGCGCGTCGCCTCGAAGCGCTCGGCCAGCGCGGGCGCGCCAGCGCACCAGCGCGCCCGAGTGATGGCCTGGTGCTCCCAGGTCCACGCGGTGTTGCTGCCACGGCCCTGCTGGTAGCGCTCGAAGGCCGCGATCGAGGTCACCAGCAGCCCCGAGTTGCCGTTCGGGCGCAGCGCGGTGTCGATCTCGTAGAGCGCCCCCGCCGCGGTGCGCAGCGACAGCCAGGTGATGAGCTTGCGCGCGAAGGCGGCGTAGACCTCGCCAGCGCGTTCGTCGGCGTCGTCGTAGAGGAAGACGATGTCCAGGTCACTGCCGTAGCCCAGTTCCTTGCCGCCGAGCTTGCCGTAGGCGATCACGGCAAAGCTGGGCGCCTCGCGGTGGCGCGTGCGCAGATGGCGCCAGGCCCAGTGCAGCGTGCGCTCCAGCGTGGCGTCCGCCAGCGCGGAGAGGTCGTCGGCGACCTGCTCGACGGTGATCTCGGCCTCGACGTCGCGCACCAGCGTGCGGAAGGTCTCGGACTGGTGGGCGCGGCGCAGCGTGTCGAGCAGCTCGCCCTCGTCGGCCTCGCCGGAGCGGATCCAGGCCTGGTGGCGCTCCTCCAGATCGCGGGCATAGGCGACGGCGTCGAAGCGCTCGTGCATCAGCCGGGCGTCCGCCAGTTCGTCGATCACGCCCGGGTGCTGCATCAGGTAGCGCATCGGCCAGCGGGCCAGCCCGAGCAGATGCAGCAGCCGGCCGAGCACCTCGCCGCGTTCGGCCAGCAGGGCCAGGTAGCTGTCGCGGCGCAGCAGCGGCTCCAGCCAGTCCACGAAGCGCAGCAGCGCGGTCTCGCCGATCTCGGGTTCGTCCTGGGTCAGCCGGCGCGCGCGCATCAGCAGCCGCACCAGCCGCGCCCGTCCCTCGTCGCGCAGCAAGGCCACCCGCGGCGAGGCCACCAGCAGCCGCAGCCGCTCGGCCAGCGGGGCGGACAGGCCCTCGATCTGCGGCAACTGCTCCAGCGTGGGCGGCGTGCCGTTGCAGCGGCTGCAGGTGCCCGGACCGCTGCGCGCCGGCGCGCTGCGGCCGTCGTGCAGCAAGGCGTCGAACTCGGTGGCCACCAGCTCGCGGTGGGTGCACAGCGCGTCGAGCAGTTCGCAGGCATCGACCGTGCACGCCATGCGCATCGAGCCGGCGATCCAGCGCAGGTCGGCGTCCGCCGTGGGCAGCAGGTGGGTCTGCTGGTCATCGAGGTACTGGATGCGGTGCTCGACCCGGCGCAGGAAGGTGTAGGCCGCCGCCAGCTTCTCCGCCGTCTCCTGCGGGATCAGGCCGACACCGGCCAGACGCTGCAGCGCCTTGAGCGTCGGGCGGGTGCGGATCTCGGGGAACTGCCCGCCACGCACCACCTGCAGCAGCTGCACGGTGAACTCGATCTCGCGGATGCCACCGCGCGAGAGCTTCACGTCGTTGGCACGCTCCGGGCGGCCGGCGGCGCGGCGGTTGGCCTCGTCGCGCACCTTCTGGTGCAGCTGGCGCAGGCCCTCGAACACGCCGTAGTCGAGATAACGCCGGTACACGAAGGGCGTCACCACATCGCGCAGCGCCTTGGCCCGCCCGGACGTGACGGAGGCCCGTGGTGCCACGACCCGGCTCTTCAGCCAGGCGAAGCGCTCCCATTCGCGGCCCTGCACCAGGAAATACTCCTCCAGCATCGCCAGGCTCACGACCGGCGGGCCGGAATTGCCGTTGGGCCGCAGCGCCAGGTCCATGCGGAAGACGAAGCCGTCCTCGGTCACGTCGCCGATCAGGGCGCGCAGCGTGCGCGCCACCAGCGAGAAGTACTCGTGCGCGGAGATGGTGCGGCCACCGCTGGCGTTGCCGGCGGTCTGGCCGTCTTCCTCGTAGACGTAGACGAGATCGATATCGGAGGACACGTTCAGCTCGCGCGAGCCGAGCTTGCCCATGCCGATGATCCAGAAGTCGATCGGCTGGCCCTCGGCGGTGTACGGGGCACCGTGCAGCGCATCCTGCTCGGCGCGGGCGGCGGCCAGCGCGGCTTCGAGCGTTACCTCGGCCAGCTCGGTCATCGCGCGGGTGACCACCTCGACATCGGCCTGCTGCTCGACATCAAGCACCACCAGCCGCTCCATCACCAGCTGCCGCGTCAGGCGCAGCGCCGAGGCCAGGCTGCGTCCACGGGCCAGCCAGGCGTCCAGCGTGGCCTGCATGGACGCCCGGTCGGGCGGGCCATCGGCCAGCAGCGCCAGATCGGCCCCTCGGACCCTGCGCACCCGCTGCACGTAGCGGCTGTGGTCGGCGGTGGCGGTCGTCACTGCGGTCTCGGACGGGGTCTGCATGGCATGCTTTCGGGTCTGTGCTAGCTTCGCTGTGTTCAATTCACCGGCGCCTGGTTCGGCTGCATTCATGCCTGTGGTTCCCTGGTCATCCGATCTGCTGCACTGGAGCCGGCGCGCCGGCGGCATGGTGCTGCGCGTCGCATTCTGGAGCATTGCTGCCGTTGCCGCGCTGACGTTGACCGCGTGGCTGATCCTGCAGTGGGGGATTTTGCCCCGACTGGACACCTGGCGCCCCGGGCTGGAAACCTGGGCCAGCCGCTCGCTGGGCATGGACGTCCGCCTGGGGGCGCTGCAGGTCACCGGGGACGCGTGGGCGCCGGTGGTGACGCTGAGCGACCTGCGCATGGTGGATCCGCACGGGCATGAAGCCCTGCGGCTGGCCCGGGTCGAGGCGGTCATCACCCCAGGCTCCCTGCTGCCGCGCTCCCTCACGCGCTGGTGGCCGCACGTGCAGCGGCTGGAACTGGACGCCCTGCATCTGGCGCTGCGCCGGGACCGGCGCGGGCAGATCTTCCTGGCCGGACTGCCGCTGGAGCGCACCGACGCCCGCAACGAGGATGGCCGCGTGGCCGACTGGCTGTTCAGCCAGGCCGAGATCCGGCTGCGCGGCGCCAGCCTGTCGTGGCACGACGAACAGCGGGGCGCCGACCCGCTGGTGCTCACCGGCGTCGATCTGGACCTGCGCAACCCGGTCGGCCGGCACGTCCTGCGCCTGAGTGCCACGCCGCCCGAGGGATGGGGCAGCCGCTTCTTCGCCAGTGCCGAAATGGCGCGACCGCTGCGCTCGCTGCTGTCGATGACCGGGTTGCAGCACCCGGGGGACTGGCGGCAATGGGCCGGTGTCGTGCAGGCCGACTGGCCGCTGGTGGATGTCAGCCAGTTGCGCCGGCATGTCGACCTGCCCTTCGACCTGATGGAGGGCCGCGGCCGGCTCGCCACCCGCATCGACGTGGCGCAGGGCCGCCTGACCGGGGCCACCGCGGACCTGCAGCTGCAAGCGGTCACGCTGCGCCTGGCCAGGGGACTGCCGCCCGTGGCGCTGCGGCGCATCGCCGGCCAGCTGGAAGTGCGCCACGGCGACCAGGGCAGCGTGGTCCGGGCACGCCAGCTGTCCTTCCAGTCGCAGCCACCGGCCGATGCCACCGCCAGCACCGCCACCCCCGACCCGAGCCTCTGGCCCGCCACCGATCTGGAGCTGCGGCTCGACGGGCCCGCCGGCGCCTGGACGGGCGGCGCCTTCAAGGCCTCGCTGGTCGATCTGGGGCTGCTGGCGCAATCGGCCGCCCATGTGCCGCTGGCCGGACCGATGCGGCGCCTGCTGGACGCCACCCGCCCGCGCGGCCAGCTGCGACAGTTCGCCTACGAATGGGCCGGCGATCCGGAGCGGCCCACCCGCTGGCGTGCCCGCGGCGCCGCTGACGCCCTGAGTCTCGCGGCCGAGCCGGCCACCACCGCCCTCACGTCGACCGCCACGCCCGGGCGCCCGGGCATGCACGGCGGACACGTGCGTTTCGACGTCACG is a window from the Sphaerotilus montanus genome containing:
- the glnE gene encoding bifunctional [glutamate--ammonia ligase]-adenylyl-L-tyrosine phosphorylase/[glutamate--ammonia-ligase] adenylyltransferase; its protein translation is MQTPSETAVTTATADHSRYVQRVRRVRGADLALLADGPPDRASMQATLDAWLARGRSLASALRLTRQLVMERLVVLDVEQQADVEVVTRAMTELAEVTLEAALAAARAEQDALHGAPYTAEGQPIDFWIIGMGKLGSRELNVSSDIDLVYVYEEDGQTAGNASGGRTISAHEYFSLVARTLRALIGDVTEDGFVFRMDLALRPNGNSGPPVVSLAMLEEYFLVQGREWERFAWLKSRVVAPRASVTSGRAKALRDVVTPFVYRRYLDYGVFEGLRQLHQKVRDEANRRAAGRPERANDVKLSRGGIREIEFTVQLLQVVRGGQFPEIRTRPTLKALQRLAGVGLIPQETAEKLAAAYTFLRRVEHRIQYLDDQQTHLLPTADADLRWIAGSMRMACTVDACELLDALCTHRELVATEFDALLHDGRSAPARSGPGTCSRCNGTPPTLEQLPQIEGLSAPLAERLRLLVASPRVALLRDEGRARLVRLLMRARRLTQDEPEIGETALLRFVDWLEPLLRRDSYLALLAERGEVLGRLLHLLGLARWPMRYLMQHPGVIDELADARLMHERFDAVAYARDLEERHQAWIRSGEADEGELLDTLRRAHQSETFRTLVRDVEAEITVEQVADDLSALADATLERTLHWAWRHLRTRHREAPSFAVIAYGKLGGKELGYGSDLDIVFLYDDADERAGEVYAAFARKLITWLSLRTAAGALYEIDTALRPNGNSGLLVTSIAAFERYQQGRGSNTAWTWEHQAITRARWCAGAPALAERFEATRRAVLTAPRDLEALKREIATMRERVREAHPVRPTRFDVKHSRGGMMDAEFAVQWLVLAHSAAHPALQDNAGNIALLQRAEQAGLLPAGVGFAAADAYREQRRVQHRARLDEAPTQIDMAELGPMKAHREAVLALWRAVFG
- the rrtA gene encoding rhombosortase, with protein sequence MARRVRLMLCRHHAWLGVGLLLVVPSLLIALRPGLARMALAWVPALVWSEPWRWWSAAWVHLSTRHLLANLAGAALLLLLGWVARLPREAAWAWALAWPLTHLGLLLAPDLLRYGGLSGVLHAGVAVAAVALVRDAALRRDRVLGALLLAGLCAKVLGERAWAHTLVTPPGWDIAVAPLAHASGTVCGALAALLLVRSRPWSPAPPPGSSAG